The following proteins are encoded in a genomic region of Pyrus communis chromosome 11, drPyrComm1.1, whole genome shotgun sequence:
- the LOC137709476 gene encoding LOW QUALITY PROTEIN: pentatricopeptide repeat-containing protein At1g52620-like (The sequence of the model RefSeq protein was modified relative to this genomic sequence to represent the inferred CDS: inserted 2 bases in 1 codon), with amino-acid sequence MKIKFSAFLLKRKGAATVIPIQEQRHLQTSGHSLTESLKKSKTSXHSHMSKTLLSRIKPFHNRKPTSSSSPPPPHVKRLVNDTIQILRTQHHWEQSLETQFSETETLVSDVAHFVLDRVHDVELGLKFFDWAFKRPYCCSPDGSAYSSLLKLLARFRMLSEIDLVMDKVKLEEVKPTHDALSFVIRAYADSGMVGKALDLYDIVVKVYGVVPSVFACNSLLYVLVKNRRVDVARRVYDEMAERGGGEHLCMDNYSTCIMVKGLCKEGKVEEGRKLIADRWGKSCVPNVVFYNTLIDGYCKKGDVESANVIFKELKSKGFLPTLETYGAMINGYCKEGKFKAIDRLFMEMKERGLHINVQVRNNIVDARCKHGSLVKGVEAVKQMIESGCEPDITTYNILIHNSCKDGKVKKAEQFINHAMERGLMPNKFSYTPLFHAYFRQQEHRRALDLFTKITERGYKPDLVSYGALIHGLVVSEEVDVAMTVRDRMMESGVVPDAHIYNVLMSGLCKKGRLPTAKLLLGQMLDQNVPPDAYVYATLVDGLIRIGDLEEAKKIFGLTIEKGLNPGVVGYNAMIKGFCKFGMMTDALSCFEKMRKVHHRPDGFTYSTIIDGYVKQHNLDAALSFFELMVKQGCKPNVVTYTSLIYGFCHKGDSCRAVKTFKEMKSIGLEPNVVTYSILIGTFCKEGNLANAASFFELMLKNKCVPNDVTFHYLVNGFTNNEPGAIPKEVNESQQNEKSIFLGVFRRMISDGWFQKAAVYNSIIICLCHHGMVKTALQLCEKYVNNGILLDSFSFAGLLHGICLEGRSKEWKSIIPFNLKDQEFQTAVKFSRIIDDYLHQGRASEATHILQSLVNDLMSRDQQVDL; translated from the exons atgaaaattaagtttAGCGCCTTTTTGTTGAAGCGAAAGGGTGCAGCGACTGTAATTCCAATCCAAGAGCAGCGTCACCTTCAAACCTCTGGACACTCACTCACAGAAAGCCTCAAGAAATCCAAAACCTC TCACTCTCACATGTCTAAAACCCTTCTCTCTCGCATCAAACCCTTTCACAACCGAAAgcccacttcttcttcttctccaccaCCTCCCCACGTCAAGAGACTAGTCAATGACACCATCCAAATCCTCAGAACCCAACATCATTGGGAGCAATCTCTCGAAACCCAATTCTCCGAAACCGAAACGCTTGTTTCCGACGTTGCCCATTTCGTTTTGGACCGAGTGCACGATGTAGAATTGGGTTTGAAGTTCTTTGACTGGGCATTCAAGCGACCCTACTGCTGCTCTCCAGATGGGTCTGCGTATTCTTCGCTTTTGAAGCTTCTGGCGAGGTTTCGGATGCTTTCGGAGATCGATTTGGTGATGGATAAGGTGAAATTGGAAGAAGTAAAGCCGACCCATGATGCGTTGAGCTTTGTAATTCGAGCTTATGCGGATTCTGGGATGGTTGGTAAAGCTCTTGACTTGTATGATATTGTGGTTAAGGTGTATGGTGTAGTTCCGAGTGTTTTCGCGTGTAATTCGTTGTTATATGTTCTTGTGAAAAATAGGAGAGTTGACGTTGCACGCCGGGTGTATGACGAAATGGCTGAGAGAGGTGGCGGTGAGCATTTGTGTATGGATAACTATAGTACTTGTATAATGGTGAAGGGGTTGTGTAAGGAAGGGAAGGTTGAGGAAGGTAGAAAATTAATTGCGGATAGGTGGGGAAAGAGTTGTGTTCCAAATGTTGTTTTTTACAATACGCTTATTGATGGATATTGCAAAAAAGGTGATGTTGAAAGTGCTAATGTGATTTTTAAAGAGTTGAAATCGAAGGGGTTTTTGCCCACTCTGGAAACTTATGGAGCTATGATAAATGGGTATTGCAAAGAAGGAAAGTTTAAAGCGATTGATCGGCTTTTCATGGAAATGAAGGAGAGAGGCTTGCATATTAATGTTCAAGTACGTAATAATATTGTCGATGCTAGATGTAAGCATGGTAGCTTGGTTAAAGGAGTGGAGGCAGTAAAGCAGATGATTGAGAGTGGTTGTGAGCCAGATATTACAACCTACAATATTTTGATTCATAATTCATGCAAGGATGGGAAGGTTAAGAAAGCTGAACAGTTTATAAACCACGCGATGGAGAGAGGATTGATGCCAAATAAGTTTAGTTATACTCCTCTTTTTCACGCTTATTTCAGACAACAGGAGCACCGAAGGGCCTTGGATTTGTTTACTAAGATTACAGAAAGGGGATACAAACCTGATCTGGTTTCTTATGGAGCTCTCATCCATGGACTTGTTGTTTCTGAGGAAGTCGATGTTGCAATGACAGTTCGGGACAGAATGATGGAAAGTGGAGTAGTCCCTGATGCTCACATTTACAATGTTTTGATGAGTGGCCTCTGTAAGAAGGGGAGGCTTCCTACTGCCAAGTTGCTGCTTGGTCAGATGCTTGACCAAAATGTACCACCAGATGCATATGTTTATGCCACTCTGGTGGACGGGCTAATCAGAATTGgtgaccttgaggaagcaaaaaaaatatttgggttAACTATTGAAAAGGGTCTAAACCCCGGTGTTGTGGGGTACAATGCTATGATTAAGGGTTTCTGCAAATTTGGAATGATGACGGATGCACTTTCTTGCTTTGAGAAAATGCGGAAAGTGCATCATCGTCCTGATGGATTCACGTATTCTACAATTATTGATGGGTATGTCAAGCAGCATAACTTGGATGCTGCTCTAAGTTTCTTTGAACTGATGGTCAAACAGGGATGCAAGCCAAATGTGGTCACATACACCTCCTTGATCTATGGGTTTTGCCACAAGGGAGATTCTTGCAGAGCTGTAAAAACTTTCAAAGAGATGAAATCCATTGGCTTGGAGCCAAATGTAGTCACATATAGCATACTTATTGGAACATTTTGCAAGGAAGGTAACCTTGCAAATGCCGCCTCCTTTTTTGAACTAATGCTGAAGAACAAGTGCGTTCCTAATGACGTCACCTTCCATTATCTGGTAAATGGGTTCACAAACAATGAACCTGGTGCGATTCCAAAGGAAGTTAACGAGTcccaacaaaatgaaaaatctaTTTTTCTGGGGGTTTTCAGAAGGATGATATCAGATGGATGGTTTCAAAAGGCTGCTGTTTATAATTCCATTATCATTTGCCTTTGCCATCATGGGATGGTTAAAACTGCATTACAGCTGTGTGAAAAGTATGTTAATAATGGCATCCTTCTAGATTCTTTTTCCTTTGCTGGTCTGCTGCATGGTATTTGCTTggaaggaagatccaaggaatGGAAGAGTATCATCCCTTTTAACTTGAAGGATCAGGAATTCCAAACTGCTGTCAAATTCTCACGTATAATAGATGATTACTTACATCAAGGGAGAGCATCTGAAGCTACACATATTTTGCAGTCATTGGTCAACGACCTTATGTCTCGAGACCAACAAGTGGATCTTTAA